The Prunus dulcis chromosome 3, ALMONDv2, whole genome shotgun sequence genome segment ACTAGGATTGACTGGTCATGAACGTTATACCATCGACCTCCCTAGCAGCATTAGTGAGATAAAACCCGGCCAAGATGTGACTGTCACTACAGACAATGGGAAATCTTTCACCTGCACTGTACGCTTTGACACTGAGGTACTTACCACTTTCTCATCCCTGTATTATATTTGCTTTTGTATAATTGCATTTTATGCTAAAAACAAGTGAAGCATACTGTATTTTTTTCGTGTGCAAAAAATTATCGGCTTCTCCATAGATGCAAACTATTTGTTCTGTTTCTGTTTGGCGTTCAAGGCCGGTTTTGTCAGCACAAGTTTTCATTAAAAATCTCTTTGTAGGTTGCTCATAATGTGATTTGGTTGCATTTGCAGGTGGAATTGGCTTATTTCAACCACGGAGGTATTCTTCATTATGTGATCAGGAACCTGAGTAAGCAGTAATTGCATAGCTTCGCTGTTCAGAGGAGTTGCTATCCACATCATGCAAGCGTTTTCAATTGTAAAATGTGAGGGAGCAAATAAAGTTCCTAATAATAGGAAAAAGGTCCCATTTTCGGGGGATAGaggtatttatttttggataaatCCATCATCTTAACACTGCCCAGGCATCATGTTGGTTGGTCTTTGAATAGGTCACAAAATAGTTTCGAGCAATGTAATCTTTTACTGTTTCCAATTGTTGCTTGTATGTACCTTGGGCTTTCAAGGTACCATGTTATAGGCAGTGTTATGTCTTTCGAACGGTGAGATCTAATCAATGTGAGTTTTGTTTCATGCATGCTCAATCTCTATCAACAATTTGTGCAGTTTCCAATCCAACTGAGCGTATGCGAAATTTGATGGTTTCACGGTGAATAACTATTTGCAGCCACCTGTCCACTTCTCTTTACACCCACCGTTTAATGAATATAATATTGACAAAATATTTACTTGGTTAAATGACTTCTCTAAGAACTTagatggaaaaataaaaggaaaaggaaaatgataaCATCATCTTATCCATCTCCCCAACCCAATGTTTTCTGCTATTCTCGGAATGTGACGTATAAGAATTGATTGGGACTCAATTTCAATATAAGGAGTGTGTTTAAAGaggattattattttttgagatATGGTGGGGGAGGATGTGGAAAAAAGATAGGAATGATGAAAATAGCAGCGCTAGTAACTACACCTGAACATTTTATAATTGTTTCGAACCCTTGATTATGGCCAATCAGAACATATTAAAAGGTGCATTCAATCGTCCTCACATCAAAGATTTGGCCTTGCAGGACATTATCTAATCATTTTAGGCTTGATATGAAACACGCATGCACGAATTGCTTTTAACGATAAATGCAAGAAAGAAACATCATCATATACTCTGTGGCAAATTGACAACTTTGCCAATTAGCGACACCCAACAGAAATTCAAATACTTGTATATTTTACCTTTGAAAAATTAGGTCATGTTTTCCTTATTATTTCTAATTCAACCAAACTGTATATACATAACATATATACAGAAAGCTTCAATTGAGGGATTTCTCAAATAATCATCTGTGTAGGGCCCATcatgcattgtatttcaatgaTTCGAACCgtctaatttttaattatgataTCAAAGATATatctaaaaaaaatcacttaaatccgaaataatttgatcatttaattaaattgttgttATTATAATCTTTTCTTGAAGTGTTCGTCTATTTTGTTGGTCTCAATTGATGCCttaatgatttttaattttttgcaagggtgatttgaagacttgaaaaatagacggtttgcatcgttggaaaaaaaaatcataggGTACTATACATTATATAAATTTAAGGTGatcctcaaataaaattatttgaagaatccCTCAATGGACTGTAGATATATTATGTATGTCAACTTGTCTCTTTAGTCACGAGCTCTCATTAGGAAGGCTTatggaaaattgaaatgaatgcACCACACTCCTTTTAAAACAGTTCCAAACATCAAAaatcgacccaaaaaaaaaagttcccAACATCACATATATACTTACGTTAATATTAACTCAACAATATTTGATCATGACATGGTTTTTGATGCCAAATATAATCAACAACTTTCTACTTCTACAATTAATGAAAAAGagctagagagagaagaggaagagagaattATAAAATGATCAATCTTGGTCCTCTGGAATGCTCTCTAAAGTTGGGCTCCAGCCACTGCCTGTGCTTTCGTCATTGCTTGTTCCAATCTCAGAAACCTTTGTTCCTCTGTTCCTCACTGCACTCAACAATTGCTCCAAAGATGAGTGGTTTGAATCTTTCTTGTAATCCAGAAGTTGTTTCAACTCCTCCTGAGTCACCACCAGTTTAATTCTCACCACCCCATTTTTAGTAGATTCACCAGAAACAACATTTCCTCTACCGctatcttcatcttcttgcaAATCAAACCTCACAGACTTCCTCTTTAGCTTCAAATTGGATGGCAATGGCATTTGTGCTGTTTTTTTGGCTTCTAGGGTTTTTGCTTCTTCATGCTTCTCATGATCTTGTGCTGAAACCTTGTTATTACTTCTTCTCAAGCAATTACCCATTTATGAGATatcagaaagaaagaaaaaacaagaaaagttcttgacagagagagaatatatgagagagagagagagagagagagaggggttaCAAAGTGAAGCATaactatattatatatagagagagttTGGGGGCAGAGAAAGCACATGAAGCAGCGTTTGTTGCGCCGGGTATTTCAAAGGACAAAGAGGGCTTAACAGTTTAATCATTGCTTGAGACCAAATAAACCAAATAAATTAAGCATTCTCATATTACCAGTGTCTCTCtgttttatgtgattttatgttatgttaacGTAACAGTTTGTTAagctttatttaatttaatttaatttaatttttaaatattagtCAACCAGAACCACagtagtaattaattaatgcgTTTATATCAAAAGCCATAAGTATCTGCTTTGGTACTTCTATTAGATTAAGATTCCTTCCAATATCAGTCCAAGATATAGCTTATCATAGCTTAAACTTAAATTAAGTTCCTCTAATCACTGCTAAACATTAGGCAAAGCCACTGTAGATGACACCAGATgctgttttaattaaaaatttcttGTTAATGGTAATGGGTATGCATATTTGTTGGATTCTATGCAAATATGCATACCTCCAAGAGAGCATCCATCAGAAATTAAAGTATGCAACAAAATTAAGTTGGTGTATATTCCAGCTCATATCATTGTTGTTTTATTCCTAGTTCTATTATTTAGCTAACTACTTCGATGACGATGATCTGATCTGATTATGATTATGATTATGATCATGATCCATCGTATGAACCGATTGTATCGAATTCGGACACTTAAGATGTACACATGCAAATTAATTGGAAGAGAGACCAACATAAATGTTTGATAGGTATACATCTTCACCTGCAAATTTTGCTTCCACCAACTTTTTAACTACCTTTGATTACAAAATTAagcatatataataataataatataacaaCCCTCTCCATCCATGTACACCAAGTACATCTATCGAATTAAAGTGTCCAACACTAGTTTTTATAATTGGAATTGATGATGAACtggctttttcttttgcttataGCTGTTATAATGATGACGCACAGAGAACAGACTTGATGGTTGCTTAAACCAGCAGGTAAAATACAATACAAGTCAAAAGGCAAACAATTAATAACATATGTTCGAAAAATGTTCTATCGAGAGACTGTGAATTTAGACCATTAATCAACTTAATGACATGTCAATAGTCGGGTTGGTTGGTTATTGTCTGAATGTGTATAATTTAAATTCACAATCTTCACATggaatatttatataataatttataaatatgacGAGACAACTTTACTCAAGTTAGATGCGGACGTAACTTAATAGCTTAGCTAGCAAAGGGTTGGCTGCATGTGATCGTGAGATGCTTTGCATGGGAGAGGTGGGGTTCACTGCATATCATGTGCATTTGCATTACGTATACACCATGATTTCAGGGTCGTTGAAATTTAAACTTGAAATAATAGATAGAGGAGGAGGGAGGGGTCTTACGCGTTAAAAGCAGAGTGGCTTTAGTCTTTAGACGCATCCTTTCACATGGCGTCGGGTCTTTGTGTTCaaattgtattcatattttGTCAATAATAATGGGAGACAACCACCTTCCACAAAGGCATCAAAAACCCATTTTAAAGATGGACTTGTTTTATGGCTCTCTTTGACTATGTGACACTTGCTTCTACTTCACATTTTATCCCAATATTCTACCACCGAAAAATAAGGAAATATAGAAAAttggaaagaagaaagatagGTTTGGCCAATGCCGTGTATCTGCTGCCTCCATGCATCCGATTCTTTCTTGCGTATATTAGAGTAGCTTAAAATATCGATTTgtaaaatcaaaaaaattttaaaaaagttgatttattgatttattaagGGCTacttttactttatttattttggtcaaaatGACTTACTTTAAATTAAAGGTTATTTGTAGCAATGATTCCTAAATTATATTTGgagttacattttggtcactcAACTCCAAAAATAGTTACAGAGGTCACTCAATTAGGTATTGTGTTGCACCATTAGTCCCTATCGTTAGAGAGACTTGACAGTAGGGACTAATGGTGCAACACAACACCTAATTGAGTGATCTCtttgtaattatttttggagttgagtgaccaaaatgtaacttCGAGTATAGTTGAGGGACTATTGCTACAAATaactattatttatttattttttgttatttcgtttttataaatatttggaatgaatttttaagtttacccatagatttaacaaaaaaatagacaTACTTGACGAAAAGGACTAGTAATGCAACATCATACATAATTGGGGGACCTCTGTAACTATTTTTGGAGTTGTGGGTATAGTTCAGGGACCATTGCTATAATTAatctttaaattaaacacattTTAGTAAAGAACTTTGGTTTGGGGTGACTATTGATAAAGCcaacatcaaaagaaaatgctCTAAATTGCTTGCATCCGACGGTTCTCTCCTCCTTTTCTGACCGGCATCGGACGGGTCAAAAGCCGCCATGCCGCACTAAAACGCAACACAACTTCAAATACACAAGCAACCGCTCACGTGCCCGCTCTAAAGGGTTGGGTCTTCAGCACGTGATCATCTCTGACTTCTACCGTAACACGTGCTTCCCTCTATCACACGTGTGAACTGAACAAGTGCCGGGAGATGGGGAgcggagaaagagagagagacagaagGGGGCTGCAGCCGCTGAACTTCACTTCACATTGCCTTTCATCTCTCTAAATTCTCTCAATGTTGTTATCAGATGTTAAACCTTGAAATTTTACAGTGTTTGCCTTCCATTTCACATTGTTCATTTGAGCACATTCTACTTGGTAGGCACTGAACGATTGCAAAAATGAGACAAAGGGTTTCTTTCAGTCTAACCCTTCCACTTACTCTACTTTTGCTTCTCTGTAAGTGTTTTAGTTTATCTTTGTCCTTCTCTTCATTTTGTCTCTTGGCcttactaattttttttttcttgtgatTTCGTTGAAGTTATCAGCTGGGTTTTGGTTTAATTGCTTAATGTTGCATTATTacttatataaatttttgaaagtttcatacTTCCTGTTATTGCTTCTCTGTCAGCATTGGTATTTGATACTtgccattttgaaaattttactGCTTCTATCTACCAAGCAATTGGCAttcccttttcatttttgtttgttttctttcctttaCGTTCTGAACATTTTTAGTTGGGTCATTGTGTATAAGCTGTATGTTGGGAATGAAGTTTATGGTGTTGATGGGTACATTTTCATATCATGGTTTCTTGTAGATTTGGATTCAGAATTTGGCATGAAAATATCATTTACTTGAAGGATTGCTCAAGTACAAGGCTGTCTTGTTTGCTCTATGACTAAGTTGGTGTTGTCTACTTAGTATGGTTTTGGTTCTGTTTACCCCATGTGCAGGTGTATATGAGTCCCGTGGCGGTTCAGTTCGGAATACGGAAGCAATAGCTCCTGATATCTCATCCAGTGTAAGCCCTCAGCCTTTTCTTCCTTTACTAGCCCCTTCACCATTGACGGCATTCACAAATTACAGCATCCCGAAATTATCAGGTATGTGAGGTACCAGGGCATGTCATATTACTACATTTTAGTGTCACAAATACTGTTGCGCATTACCTTGTGATAACTTATCATAAAGATAGTCTGGGGAGTTTATGCATCAATTAGAGGTTGAAACTTCAAAGCATGAGATATTGGTCAATTTCTGATTGTAAAATCTTCTAGTAATCCTAATAGGTTGCACACTTTGAACAGTTCACTTCGTGCAGAAATTTATCGTCATGGGTGAGGAGGAAAATAAATGGATAAAGTTCCACTTAACATGCTTTCAAGGCCTTTCATAGAAATGCTTAACAACTGGACACTTTATGTCATGGAAAATGCGGAGAACAGAACCTAGATTGATTGGTCTTTGTATATTTCAGGACTTTGTACATTAAATTTTTCAGCAGCTGGAAATATGATGAGCGTAACAGCAACTGACTGCTGGGCTTCCTTTGCACCCTTGTTGGCGGATGTGGTTTGTTGTCCTCAATTTGATGCCACCTTAGCGACTCTTATAGGGCAATCCAGTAAATATTCTAGGATGCTCGCTTTGAATGTGACCCATGCAAAGCACTGCCTTTCAGATGTTCAGAAGATCCTAGAGGGTCAAGGAGCAAACGAGAATATTCAAAAGATATGCTCAATTGAACCAGAAACCCTCACTGCAGCTTCTTGTCCTGTTATAGAGGTTGATACATTTGAGAGCACTGTGGATTCTTCAAAACTACTTGGCGCTTGCAGAAAAATTGATCTTGTCAATGAGTGTTGTGACCAAGTTTGCCAGAATGCCATATTAGATGCTGCTAGAACAATTGCCGTGATTGGTATGCCAAATTCGAAAGGGGTCAATCTATTGCCTGAACACTCAACTAGGATTGATGGTTGTAAGAATATTGTCCTGCGATGGCTGGCCAGTAACCTTGATCCTTCTTCTGCGAATAAGGTTCTTAGAGGACTTTCAAATTGCAAAGTAAATAAAGGTCAGCACAAAAATacgaaaaggaaagaaaaataagtccCTTGTACTTCGTTGAGTATTTGAAAGAATATGACAACCGCTATGAAATTCGTACTTACATCCAGTAGACATG includes the following:
- the LOC117623344 gene encoding uncharacterized GPI-anchored protein At1g61900-like isoform X1, whose amino-acid sequence is MRQRVSFSLTLPLTLLLLLCVYESRGGSVRNTEAIAPDISSSVSPQPFLPLLAPSPLTAFTNYSIPKLSGLCTLNFSAAGNMMSVTATDCWASFAPLLADVVCCPQFDATLATLIGQSSKYSRMLALNVTHAKHCLSDVQKILEGQGANENIQKICSIEPETLTAASCPVIEVDTFESTVDSSKLLGACRKIDLVNECCDQVCQNAILDAARTIAVIGMPNSKGVNLLPEHSTRIDGCKNIVLRWLASNLDPSSANKVLRGLSNCKVNKVCPLVFPNMTNVVKCANAISNQTACCKAMDSYVSQLQQQSFITNLQALNCAASLGVKLQKANVSDNVYNLCHINLKDFSLQVGSQEYGCLLPSLPSDATYDITSGISFICDLNDNIAAPWPSSSSDHPSSCKKTTKLPAVPKATSAKSGLINEDLIFLSFFSSLLVLKMLL
- the LOC117621933 gene encoding uncharacterized protein LOC117621933, coding for MGNCLRRSNNKVSAQDHEKHEEAKTLEAKKTAQMPLPSNLKLKRKSVRFDLQEDEDSGRGNVVSGESTKNGVVRIKLVVTQEELKQLLDYKKDSNHSSLEQLLSAVRNRGTKVSEIGTSNDESTGSGWSPTLESIPEDQD
- the LOC117623344 gene encoding uncharacterized GPI-anchored protein At1g61900-like isoform X2; its protein translation is MRQRVSFSLTLPLTLLLLLCVYESRGGSVRNTEAIAPDISSSVSPQPFLPLLAPSPLTAFTNYSIPKLSGLCTLNFSAAGNMMSVTATDCWASFAPLLADVVCCPQFDATLATLIGQSSKYSRMLALNVTHAKHCLSDVQKILEGQGANENIQKICSIEPETLTAASCPVIEVDTFESTVDSSKLLGACRKIDLVNECCDQVCQNAILDAARTIAVIGMPNSKGVNLLPEHSTRIDGCKNIVLRWLASNLDPSSANKVLRGLSNCKVNKEYGCLLPSLPSDATYDITSGISFICDLNDNIAAPWPSSSSDHPSSCKKTTKLPAVPKATSAKSGLINEDLIFLSFFSSLLVLKMLL